The Lates calcarifer isolate ASB-BC8 linkage group LG14, TLL_Latcal_v3, whole genome shotgun sequence genome has a segment encoding these proteins:
- the vax2 gene encoding ventral anterior homeobox 2, whose amino-acid sequence MFDQATTMGDGSHRCGPNPLCPDRMETKCRAEIGSRSPVQSSTDTPGTSASTPTSSSEDGHDKLLGVDPDYCRRILVRDAKGTIREIVLPKGLDLDRPKRTRTSFTAEQLYRLELEFQRCQYVVGRERTELARQLNLSETQVKVWFQNRRTKQKKDTTKDSDKRSSSTSESLATCNILRLLEQGRLLAGPAPPPNSLLGPPPHPANGSLLSSPGGGSSTSPGISNSTPPSSLPGGTFGLSLPSLGGTPPSPRLGVPPPHSLCFSMPLLGGAHHELTSTYGCGSSAFEPYMRLDRKEADLGGKKTVS is encoded by the exons atgtttgatcaggccaCGACTATGGGCGATGGGAGCCACCGCTGTGGACCCAACCCGCTCTGTCCGGACCGGATGGAGACAAAGTGCCGCGCCGAGATAGGGAGCCGGTCCCCGGTGCAGAGCTCCACCGACACCCCGGGGACATCAGCGTCCACGCCGACGTCCTCCAGCGAAGACGGACACGACAAACTTTTGGGAGTGGACCCTGACTACTGTCGGAGGATATTAGTGAGGG ACGCCAAAGGCACCATCCGGGAGATCGTCCTGCCGAAAGGCCTCGACCTGGACCGGCCCAAGCGCACGCGGACCTCCTTCACGGCCGAGCAGCTGTACCGGCTCGAGCTCGAGTTCCAGCGGTGCCAGTACGTCGTGGGCCGCGAGCGCACGGAGCTCGCGCGGCAGCTGAATCTCTCCGAAACACAG GTCAAGGTTTGGTTCCAAAACCGCCGCACCAAACAGAAGAAGGACACCACCAAAGACTCGGACAAACGCTCGTCCTCCACGTCTGAGTCTTTGGCCACTTGCAACATCCTGCGCCTCTTGGAGCAGGGCCGCCTCCTGGCGGGCCCCGCCCCACCTCCCAACTCCCTCCTGGGGCCTCCGCCTCACCCGGCAAATGGCTCTCTGCTGAGCAGCCCTGGCGGAGGCTCCTCCACTTCTCCTGGAATCAGCAACAGCACTCCTCCCAGCTCCCTACCAGGGGGGACTTTTGGGCTGTCGCTGCCATCACTGGGCGGCACCCCGCCCTCACCACGGCTGGGCGTCCCACCGCCGCactccctctgcttctccatGCCGCTGTTGGGGGGCGCTCATCATGAACTGACATCCACTTATGGCTGCGGCTCCTCAGCTTTTGAGCCGTACATGCGGCTGGACAGGAAAGAGGCAGATTTGGGTGGAAAGAAGACAGTTTCTTAA